The following are encoded together in the Candidatus Cloacimonadota bacterium genome:
- a CDS encoding co-chaperone GroES produces the protein MKLRPIEDHLVVKPETATEEKTVGGIIIPDTAKEKPQIAEVIAVGTDEDLQAIVKVGDKILFGKYSGTEVEIEGEKLLILAKDDILAIVE, from the coding sequence ATGAAACTGAGACCCATTGAAGACCATCTGGTGGTGAAGCCTGAAACCGCGACGGAGGAAAAGACCGTTGGTGGCATCATCATTCCGGACACAGCCAAAGAAAAGCCCCAAATTGCTGAGGTGATTGCGGTTGGCACCGATGAAGACCTGCAGGCAATCGTTAAGGTTGGAGACAAAATCCTGTTTGGAAAATATTCCGGCACGGAAGTTGAGATTGAGGGCGAAAAGCTGCTCATCCTCGCCAAAGACGACATTTTGGCGATTGTGGAGTAA
- the trxA gene encoding thioredoxin yields the protein MLEITSQNFEAEVMQSDLPVLVDFWAPWCGPCKALGPTVDKIAKETEGKVKVAKCNIDLSPDIATRLSIMSIPTLMVFHQGQVVAQVIGLVQKDKIMDKLRPYL from the coding sequence ATGCTGGAGATTACAAGCCAGAATTTTGAAGCCGAAGTGATGCAGTCTGATCTGCCCGTGTTGGTGGATTTTTGGGCACCCTGGTGTGGCCCCTGCAAGGCTCTTGGTCCCACGGTGGATAAGATTGCCAAGGAAACCGAAGGCAAGGTGAAGGTTGCGAAATGCAACATCGACCTTTCTCCGGACATCGCCACGCGTCTTTCCATTATGTCCATCCCCACCCTGATGGTTTTTCACCAAGGCCAAGTGGTGGCGCAAGTCATCGGCCTGGTTCAAAAAGACAAGATTATGGACAAACTACGTCCCTATCTGTAA
- a CDS encoding NAD(P)-dependent glycerol-3-phosphate dehydrogenase: protein MRAAVIGGGSWGLALADLLASNGLQVLIWEHDPSFLASLQKSNSNPLLLPDIVLPASVSFTGDFDEVADFQAPIFVLATPTQFIRSTLKTAPARTWNPDTLKAIVNVAKGIEQNSLLTPSGILKDILPGAIHDRVCTLSGPSHAEEVARKVPTAVVLAGEDENRRRELQQIFSNSYFRVYSSSDLIGVEIGGAVKNVISIAAGIVAGLGFGDNTMGALLTRGQVEIQRLGLALGAQAETFLGLSGIGDLITTAISPHSRNRHVGFEIGKGRKLAEIQAEMNMVAEGVVTTKSVYGLANSLQVEMPITAQVYAALYEDKDPRQAILELMTRDLKAE, encoded by the coding sequence ATGCGCGCCGCTGTGATCGGAGGAGGCAGTTGGGGCTTGGCTTTGGCGGATTTATTGGCGTCAAACGGGCTCCAGGTTTTAATCTGGGAACACGACCCCTCTTTCTTGGCATCGCTTCAAAAAAGCAATTCCAACCCCCTCCTTTTACCCGATATTGTTTTGCCAGCCTCGGTTTCCTTCACGGGAGATTTTGATGAAGTGGCGGATTTTCAAGCCCCCATCTTCGTTTTGGCAACCCCCACCCAATTTATCCGCTCCACCCTGAAAACCGCGCCCGCCAGGACTTGGAATCCCGACACCCTGAAGGCCATCGTGAACGTTGCCAAAGGCATAGAACAGAACAGCCTGCTCACACCCAGCGGAATCCTGAAAGATATCCTGCCCGGCGCCATTCACGACCGCGTTTGCACCCTTTCCGGTCCCAGCCACGCCGAAGAAGTGGCACGCAAAGTTCCCACTGCGGTGGTGCTTGCTGGAGAAGACGAAAACCGGCGGCGCGAACTGCAACAAATCTTCAGCAACAGCTATTTCCGCGTTTATAGCAGCAGCGACCTCATCGGAGTGGAAATCGGCGGCGCGGTCAAAAACGTCATCTCCATCGCCGCGGGCATCGTTGCCGGACTCGGTTTTGGAGACAACACCATGGGCGCGCTGCTCACCCGGGGCCAGGTGGAAATCCAAAGATTGGGACTGGCTTTGGGCGCGCAAGCCGAAACCTTTCTGGGTCTTTCCGGCATTGGAGACCTCATCACCACTGCCATTTCCCCCCACAGCCGCAACCGCCACGTCGGCTTTGAGATTGGCAAAGGACGCAAACTTGCCGAAATCCAAGCGGAAATGAATATGGTGGCGGAAGGTGTGGTCACCACAAAATCCGTTTACGGTCTCGCCAATTCCCTGCAAGTGGAAATGCCCATCACCGCCCAGGTTTACGCCGCGCTTTATGAGGATAAAGACCCGCGCCAAGCCATCCTGGAACTGATGACGCGGGATCTGAAAGCGGAATAA
- the pgsW gene encoding poly-gamma-glutamate system protein, which yields MFRPSLKSTWSLIALLILSIILFVFAHRSYVTIKADYYDQKVEAAQLMVSCMDTLRAEQQRLGIPFDPIDDPNQTGLIGAARTTITTDRGLLSEKQIALNPNLAAVFVEEFSRQGLKPGDHIAVSITGSNPAVNLALYAAISVLKLEPTIVVSLSSASYGANLEEYTWLDIESILRQKGLLDFGCSHASLGGKDDLGEGLSESGINALRDAMSRNQVIPIIGDSFEENIQARLHAYNSQLPAGKRYGLFVNVGRGLASVGSIPNANQIREGMNPKLAEELFEPEGVMMIMAREGVPVFSMQHPRRWIRRYKLEDGSGRIPEPGVGPAFSVKKHNVTVAAICFVILVAAIVAVIVFDRKGRNFMANIVDPDEEL from the coding sequence ATGTTCCGCCCCTCGCTAAAATCCACCTGGTCGCTCATCGCCCTGCTCATCCTCAGCATCATTCTTTTCGTTTTTGCCCACCGAAGCTATGTGACCATCAAAGCTGACTACTATGACCAAAAAGTGGAAGCCGCCCAATTGATGGTGAGCTGTATGGATACCTTGAGAGCTGAACAGCAAAGGCTTGGCATTCCCTTCGACCCCATCGACGATCCAAACCAAACCGGATTGATTGGAGCCGCGCGCACCACCATCACCACCGATCGCGGCTTGCTTTCGGAAAAACAAATTGCCTTGAATCCAAACCTCGCCGCCGTTTTTGTGGAAGAATTTTCGCGCCAAGGCCTCAAGCCAGGCGATCACATTGCCGTTTCCATCACGGGCTCAAACCCCGCTGTGAACCTCGCGCTCTATGCCGCCATCTCGGTTTTAAAATTGGAACCCACCATCGTGGTTTCGCTCTCCTCCGCGTCCTATGGCGCAAATCTGGAAGAATACACTTGGCTGGATATCGAATCCATTCTCCGGCAAAAAGGCTTGCTGGATTTCGGTTGCAGCCACGCCTCTCTGGGTGGAAAAGATGACCTGGGCGAAGGTTTGTCCGAAAGTGGAATCAATGCCCTGCGCGACGCCATGTCCCGGAACCAGGTGATTCCCATCATCGGCGACAGCTTTGAAGAAAACATCCAAGCCCGCCTGCATGCCTACAACAGCCAGCTTCCCGCCGGAAAACGCTATGGCCTTTTTGTGAATGTGGGACGCGGTTTGGCAAGTGTGGGCAGCATTCCAAACGCGAACCAAATCCGCGAAGGCATGAACCCCAAACTGGCGGAAGAGCTTTTCGAACCTGAAGGTGTGATGATGATTATGGCTCGCGAAGGCGTCCCTGTTTTCAGCATGCAGCATCCACGCCGCTGGATCCGCAGATACAAGCTGGAAGATGGTTCCGGCCGCATTCCCGAACCGGGTGTTGGCCCCGCTTTCAGCGTTAAAAAACACAACGTGACCGTGGCCGCAATCTGTTTTGTCATCCTGGTGGCAGCAATCGTGGCGGTCATCGTTTTCGATCGCAAAGGCCGCAATTTCATGGCCAACATCGTTGACCCCGATGAAGAATTATGA
- the pgsC gene encoding poly-gamma-glutamate biosynthesis protein PgsC, with product MVEAVIQAAVGLGVIVSLIFSELLGASAGGIVVPGYLALYLDKPMQILGTLLVSLLTWAIIRFISQFTLLFGRRRMVLSILVGFILGWATRVLVIKNLTVYTFQMQSIGYIVPGLIANWFERQGFFKTVATMGIAAIVVRLALMVIFGGEV from the coding sequence GTGGTTGAAGCAGTAATTCAGGCCGCGGTCGGCCTGGGTGTGATTGTCAGCTTGATTTTCAGTGAATTATTGGGCGCCTCCGCCGGCGGCATTGTTGTGCCTGGTTATTTGGCGCTCTATTTGGATAAACCGATGCAGATTCTGGGCACCCTGCTCGTAAGCCTGCTCACCTGGGCCATCATCCGCTTCATCAGCCAGTTCACCCTGCTTTTTGGCAGGCGGCGCATGGTGTTGAGCATTTTGGTGGGCTTCATTTTGGGTTGGGCAACGCGCGTGCTGGTGATTAAAAACCTCACGGTTTACACCTTCCAGATGCAATCCATCGGCTACATCGTGCCCGGCCTCATCGCCAACTGGTTTGAACGCCAGGGTTTTTTCAAAACCGTCGCCACCATGGGCATCGCCGCCATCGTTGTGCGCCTTGCCCTGATGGTAATTTTTGGCGGGGAGGTCTGA